In Helianthus annuus cultivar XRQ/B chromosome 9, HanXRQr2.0-SUNRISE, whole genome shotgun sequence, the following are encoded in one genomic region:
- the LOC110877126 gene encoding uncharacterized protein LOC110877126 isoform X2, translated as MPIQQNIDQMSFMNMLMEVQELPEKQMANSHAPNLDPEFIDPEVTTALERTKTRPRAIQDMAELLSRCVGDNHSIQISSPARMYPQTVQDSIPYVELLQLFSNDWLDITVIHWFAMYFYESHNSRSAFFNPHHIKGDSCTCTKNSEGVQEHIIDMFMFHTDKTFFLAPYLADNHWTLIIICPSTERGYIIDSISREKDQHSYLLTSVIDEAFGFPFLWDMVNCKQQKNGWECGFMVIKNMYEFVNTIQHDFPIKLWNEKGCLPQKEIDKLILELTPQFISRVFPTGQRHA; from the exons ATGCCTATTCAACAAAACATTGATCAGATGAGTTTTATGAATATG TTAATGGAAGTGCAAGAACTACCTGAAAAACAAATGGCAAACAGTCATGCTCCTAATCTAGATCCAGAATTTATCGATCCTGAAGTAACTACTGCTTTGGAAAGAACAAAGACTAGGCCTCGTGCAATTCAAGATATGGCTGAACTATTATCAAGGTGTGTTGGGGATAACCATAGCATTCAGATTTCTTCACCGGCCAGGATGTATCCCCAAACGGTTCAGGATAGTATTCCATATGTGGAGTTGTTACAACTATTTTCTAATGATTGGCTTGACATCACTGTGATACATTGGTTTGCAAT GTATTTTTATGAGTCACATAATTCTCGAAGCGCATTTTTTAATCCGCACCACATCAAAGGTGATTCATGCACATGCACGAAAAATTCTGAAGGCGTTCAAGAACATATCATAGATATGTTTATGTTCCATACCGACAAAACATTTTTTCTTGCGCCATATTTAGCCGA tAACCATTGGACCCTAATTATCATTTGTCCATCAACTGAGAGAGGCTATATCATTGATTCTATAAGTAGAGAAAAGGACCAGCATAGTTACCTTCTTACGTCTGTCATTGATGAAGCTTTTGGGTTTCCATTTCTTTGGGATATGGTGAAT TGTAAGCAGCAAAAGAATGGTTGGGAATGTGGTTTTATGGTTATCAAAAACATGTACGAGTTTGTCAATACTATTCAACATGACTTTCCCATTAAG CTTTGGAACGAAAAAGGTTGTCTTCCGCAAAAAGAAATTGACAAACTGATCCTAGAATTAACGCCACAGTTTATCAGTAGGGTGTTTCCAACGGGTCAGAGGCATGCGTGA
- the LOC110877126 gene encoding uncharacterized protein LOC110877126 isoform X1, which translates to MGQKSLCLKKQRSFVQNSEAGLLSTMLIKEKGLLRNMHISILRIGMNSFRKKTSKEFLDISEKAKARANVNTNFSRLGRTGFAGLDAKTDIIWPLLEAKSPYLKTIQNKRAKAWIMSKKIKNPETNSYELAPDSHETIERLVRTEREMIEDGSYFAGKDDPIVRVMGREHGGRTRAVSELIGSTQVHGGLFNNSKKRARRCNSLDANKERGSVSWVDKNSGGPIISYPPIEKLTPCEMLFPFQVSDELTVAIGQIWPTSDRILHGKLISEDFVKVQVDNVIEGCEKMPVLEVTKTVDIKCVGDMLHCFVQWPRDAVKIVNKETSSRSVSFCEFPENEPEARFIKPHRRLASNTSR; encoded by the exons ATGGGGCAAAAAAGTTTATGCTTAAAAAAGCAAAGAAGCTTTGTACAAAATTCAGAAGCAGGCTTGTTATCAACTATGTTAATAAAGGAAAAAGGCCTTTTGAGAAATATGCATATCTCGATCCTGCGCATTGGGATGAATTCGTTCAGAAAAAAGACAAGCAAAGAATTTTTG GATATAAGCGAGAAGGCCAAAGCAAGAGCAAACGTGAACACAAACTTCTCCCGACTAGGACGAACTGGGTTTGCGGGATTGGATGCTAAAACCGATATCATATGGCCTCTACTTGAAGCAAAGTCTCCATATCTTAAAACTATACAAAATAAACGTGCCAAAGCGTGGATAAtgagtaaaaaaataaaaaacccagaAACTAACTCGTATGAACTTGCACCAGATTCGCATGAAACAATCGAACGTTTG GTCCGCACCGAGAGAGAGATGATAGAAGATGGTAGTTATTTTGCCGGAAAGGATGACCCGATTGTTAGAGTTATGGGACGTGAACACGGCGGAAGAACACGGGCAGTCTCCGAGCTTATAG GTTCAACACAGGTTCATGGAGGATTGTTCAACAATAGTAAAAAGCGAGCAAGAAGGTGCAATAGTTTGGATGCGAACAAGGAGAGAGGCTCGGTATCATGGGTGGACAAGAATTCCGGTGGACCGATCATATCCTATCCACCTATCGAG AAATTGACACCATGTGAGATGCTTTTTCCATTCCAAGTTAGCGATGAGTTGACGGTGGCTATAGGGCAGATATGGCCAACTTCTGATAGGATTCTACATGGCAAACTAATAAGCGAAGATTTTGTAAAAGTTCAAGTAGATAATGTCATTGAAGGTTGCGAGAAAATGCCTGTTCTTGAAGTAACTAAAACTGTGGACATTAAATGTGTTGGAGACATGCTTCACTGTTTTGTTCAATGGCCAAGGGATGCAGTAAAG ATTGTGAACAAGGAAACATCCAGCAGGTCTGTGAGTTTCTGTGAGTTTCCTGAGAACGAACCCGAGGCTCGATTCATCAAGCCACACAGGCGCCTCGCCTCAAACACAAGCCGGTGA
- the LOC118481649 gene encoding uncharacterized protein LOC118481649, whose product MPIQQNTDQSFMNMLMQVQELPQNVYQQQMQATHAPNPGPTQEMQSTHAPNPDPTFIDPEVITSLERTKARPRAIQDLVELLSRCVGDNHRIEISSPARMYPHMVRDIIPYVELLQLFTNDWLDITVIHWFAMYFYESHNSRCAFFNPHHIKGESCTKNSEGVQSHIIDMFTFHVDKIFFVAPYLAKCKWVNNRTGVKVDKYGFTLVDLKSDGYASEPFVLAKHVRQVFFVNDPSNPRYHIVLQGKRRIIGVDNVGNEEEYDQFDDLPPFSVGIQPAMSKRGKRGVASFQKNYKEEDYKVDFDKNNCPVGAMSSPFMSWFGLKVRQTFPYHIEGF is encoded by the exons ATGCCTATTCAACAAAACACTGACCAGAGTTTTATGAATATG TTAATGCAAGTACAAGAACTACCCCAAAATGTATATCAACAACAGATGCAAGCTACTCATGCTCCCAATCCTGGTCCAACACAAGAGATGCAAAGTACGCATGCTCCTAATCCCGATCCAACATTTATTGATCCTGAAGTAATTACTTCTTTGGAAAGAACGAAGGCTAGGCCTCGTGCAATTCAGGATTTGGTAGAGCTATTATCAAGGTGTGTTGGGGATAACCATAGGATTGAGATTTCTTCACCAGCGAGGATGTATCCCCATATGGTTCGAGATATTATTCCATACGTAGAGTTGTTGCAACTATTTACTAATGACTGGCTTGACATCACCGTCATACATTGGTTTGCCAT GTATTTTTATGAGTCGCACAATTCTCGGTGCGCGTTCTTTAATCCGCACCACATCAAAGGTGAATCATGCACTAAAAATTCTGAAGGTGTTCAATCACACATCATAGACATGTTTACGTTCCATGTTGACAAAATATTTTTTGTTGCACCATATTTAGCAAA ATGTAAATGGGTGAATAACCGTACAGGTGTCAAAGTTGATAAATACGGTTTTACTCTTGTAGACCTTAAAAGTGATGGCTATGCATCTGAACCATTTGTTCTCGCAAAACATGTCAGACAAGTGTTTTTTGTCAATGACCcgagcaacccaagataccacatcGTGTTGCAAGGTAAACGACGTATTATTGGTGTTGACAATGTCGGTAATGAGGAAGAATACGACCAGTTTGATGATCTACCACCATTTTCAGTCGGTATTCAACCAG CTATGTCGAAAAGAGGCAAACGTGGTGTTGCTTCTTTTCAAAAGAATTATAAAGAGGAGGATTATAAGGTAGATTTTGACAAAAATAATTGTCCGGTGGGTGCAATGAGTTCCCCATTTATGTCATGGTTTGGGTTGAAAGTTAGACAAACGTTTCCATATCATATTGAAGGATTTTGA